In Hyperolius riggenbachi isolate aHypRig1 chromosome 10, aHypRig1.pri, whole genome shotgun sequence, a genomic segment contains:
- the LOC137537259 gene encoding zinc finger protein 84-like produces the protein LVSHERSHTGEKPYSCAECGKCFGHKSNLVQHERSHTGEKPYSCAECGECFTQKSNLVKHERSHTGAKSYSCAECGKCFGRKSYLVTHERSHTGEKPYSCSECGKCFTQKVNLFTHERSHTGEKPYSCTECGKCFGLKSNLVFHERSHTGEKPYSCAECGKCFSQKSSLVFHERSHTGEKPYSCTECGTCFCLKSHLVKHERSHTGEKPYSCAECGKCFTQKTSLVFPERSHTGEKPYSCTECGKCFGHKSSLVFHERSHTGEKPYSCAECGKCFTKKSNLFTHERSHTGEKLYSCAECGKSFGLKSSLVFHERSHTGEKPYSCSECGKCFRDKRSLVKHERSHTGEKPYSCAECGKCFTQKASLVKHERSHTGEKPYSCAECGKCFGFKSDLVKHKRSHTSEKPYSYVECGKFF, from the coding sequence cttgtcagtcatgagagatctcacactggtgagaagccctattcatgtgctgaatgtgggaaatgttttggtcacAAATCAAACCTTGTccagcatgagagatctcacactggtgagaagccttattcatgtgctgagtgtggggaatgttttactcagaaatcaaatcttgtcaaacatgagagatctcacactggtgcaaagtcctattcatgtgctgagtgtgggaaatgttttggtcgtAAATCataccttgtcacacatgagagatctcacacgggtgagaagccatattcatgttctgagtgtgggaaatgttttactcagaaagTAAATCttttcacacatgagagatctcacactggtgagaagccctattcatgtactgagtgtgggaaatgttttggtcttaaatcaaaccttgtctttcatgagagatctcacactggtgagaagccctattcatgtgctgagtgtgggaaatgttttagtcagaaatcaagtcttgtctttcatgagagatctcacactggtgagaagccctattcatgtactgagtgtgggacatGTTTTTGTCTTAAATCacaccttgtcaaacatgagagatctcacactggtgagaagccctattcatgtgctgagtgtgggaaatgttttactcagaaaaCAAGTCTTGTCTTtcctgagagatctcacactggtgagaagccctattcatgtactgagtgtgggaaatgttttgggcataaatcaaGTCTTGTctttcatgagagatctcacactggtgagaagccctattcatgtgctgagtgtgggaaatgttttactaagAAATCAAATCttttcacacatgagagatcgcacactggtgagaagctctattcatgtgctgagtgtgggaaaagttttggtcTTAAATCAAGTCTTGTctttcatgagagatctcacactggtgagaagccctattcatgttctgagtgtgggaaatgttttagagatAAACGtagccttgtcaaacatgagagatctcacactggtgagaagccctattcatgtgctgagtgtgggaaatgttttactcagaaagcaagccttgtcaaacatgagagatctcacacgggtgagaagccctattcatgtgctgagtgtgggaaatgttttgggtttaaatcagaccttgtcaaacATAAGCGATCTCACActagtgagaagccctattcatatgttgagtgtgggaaatttttttaa